The Methanotorris formicicus Mc-S-70 genome has a segment encoding these proteins:
- a CDS encoding COG1361 S-layer family protein, with amino-acid sequence MLIKIEKILRFKKLFVIPLVFSILLSVNALQIDSPQYQPLKIHPGDDVDVWFKITNDNYDNEIRDITVKITPHYPFELRQVNPEIGKATISHLNTGESDTVYFKLHVDENAPSRDYRIDVTVSYDEVKDDNGEKTITHHEFTKVYYLPVYGIANFEIGANNLTLTPAKTQTIPITIINKGTGTAKEVSLNLGNNNFISPVDKTKFYLGGLEPNEKRTLYIKLHTSDNALENSYIIPSTITWIDEDGTQRTENINLGFVVRGDILLGISNVVTEPKEIKPGDTYCKIDVTVTNNGHGEAKDVGLNLIAKYPFKDSWSSCNIKNIGTLHGGESKTVTFYIDVDKYAKSGHYEVPINITYLDIFNKEHSTTKTITIYIKPKPIFEILTKEVKVEAGKENKVYITVKNIGNEKAENVKISAIRNSGQPFDYPQKSDTIGTLYPGENGTGVIVIDVDNDANPKEYIITLEIRCAGDRDEGDDNVYISQKPLKVVVENSTGGNFGTYVGLIAIVIALMAIGYYHLKKKQQ; translated from the coding sequence ATGCTGATTAAAATAGAAAAGATATTAAGATTTAAAAAATTGTTTGTAATTCCATTGGTATTCTCCATACTACTTAGTGTAAATGCCCTTCAAATAGATAGCCCTCAATATCAGCCATTAAAAATACATCCAGGGGATGATGTTGATGTTTGGTTTAAAATAACAAACGATAACTACGATAATGAAATTAGGGACATAACTGTTAAAATAACTCCTCATTACCCATTTGAGTTAAGACAGGTTAATCCAGAGATAGGAAAAGCAACAATTTCCCATTTAAACACAGGAGAGAGTGATACCGTTTACTTTAAACTCCACGTTGATGAGAACGCCCCTTCAAGGGATTATAGAATCGATGTTACGGTTAGTTATGATGAGGTTAAGGATGATAATGGAGAGAAAACCATTACCCATCATGAATTTACCAAGGTGTATTATTTGCCAGTTTATGGGATTGCAAACTTTGAGATAGGTGCAAATAATTTAACTTTAACCCCTGCAAAAACTCAAACAATCCCAATAACCATAATAAATAAAGGAACAGGAACTGCAAAGGAAGTATCTTTAAATCTTGGAAACAACAACTTCATCTCACCAGTGGATAAAACAAAGTTCTACTTGGGAGGATTGGAACCAAATGAAAAAAGAACTTTGTATATAAAACTTCATACATCAGATAATGCCTTAGAGAACTCTTACATAATCCCCTCAACAATAACATGGATAGATGAAGATGGAACCCAGAGAACAGAAAATATAAACCTTGGATTTGTTGTGAGAGGAGATATTTTACTTGGCATAAGTAACGTTGTGACAGAACCGAAGGAAATAAAGCCTGGTGATACATACTGCAAGATAGATGTGACGGTAACAAACAACGGTCATGGTGAGGCAAAAGATGTCGGACTTAATTTAATTGCCAAATATCCATTTAAAGACAGTTGGAGCAGTTGCAATATAAAGAACATTGGAACCTTGCATGGTGGGGAGTCAAAAACAGTAACCTTCTACATAGATGTTGATAAATATGCAAAATCTGGGCATTATGAAGTGCCAATAAATATAACCTATTTGGATATATTCAACAAAGAACACTCTACAACAAAGACAATAACCATATACATAAAGCCAAAGCCAATATTTGAAATACTCACAAAAGAGGTTAAAGTAGAGGCAGGGAAAGAAAATAAGGTTTATATAACCGTTAAAAACATTGGTAATGAAAAGGCAGAAAATGTCAAGATTTCTGCAATAAGAAACTCTGGGCAGCCATTTGACTATCCGCAGAAAAGTGATACGATAGGGACTTTATATCCTGGAGAAAATGGAACTGGAGTTATTGTTATTGATGTAGATAATGATGCAAATCCAAAAGAATACATAATAACACTTGAAATTAGGTGTGCAGGAGATAGGGATGAGGGAGATGACAACGTTTACATTTCCCAAAAGCCTTTAAAAGTGGTTGTCGAGAATTCCACTGGAGGAAACTTTGGAACTTATGTTGGGTTAATAGCAATTGTAATTGCTTTAATGGCAATAGGGTACTATCATTTGAAAAAGAAACAGCAATAA
- a CDS encoding MMPL family transporter — MLEEILKKIANFSEEKPFLMILIILIITIFAGLSATNIKSQTAFEKMLPQDNPIIKTLYEVRDNFGGTDIITICIKLKPSDSSDKVVDIRDPRVLKAIKYLEDDLKGIDGITGVSSPVDVIITANGGVVPNDIDTVKRIYNSLSDEQKAKMFNDDFSMVVVNAYTDAGGDQKKLMRVLDDVNERIDETPFPPGVEVICTGTPPMRKLMDELMKESQSFTTMVGLIGVLVVLFLYFKKPISSVMPLMPVLIAVIWTGGAMGLLGVPLDMATAGMGSLLLGMGIDYGIHLMHRYEEERKKKRPVKEAIETAVVQTGTAVMATTATTVVGFLALVLAPLPMMANLGKVCALGIFFCMVAVLTLLPAMIIIEERYVMPLIKKIKGKESH; from the coding sequence ATGCTTGAAGAGATACTAAAAAAGATAGCAAACTTTTCAGAAGAAAAGCCCTTTCTAATGATTTTAATTATACTCATCATTACGATCTTTGCTGGATTATCTGCAACAAATATAAAATCTCAAACAGCATTTGAGAAGATGCTTCCTCAAGATAACCCAATAATTAAAACGCTATACGAGGTTAGGGACAACTTTGGAGGAACGGACATCATAACCATCTGTATAAAACTAAAGCCGTCTGATAGTTCTGATAAAGTTGTTGATATAAGAGATCCAAGGGTTTTAAAGGCGATAAAGTATCTTGAAGATGATTTAAAAGGAATTGATGGGATAACTGGAGTTAGTTCCCCTGTTGATGTTATAATAACTGCAAACGGAGGAGTTGTGCCCAATGACATTGATACTGTAAAGAGAATTTACAACTCTCTTTCAGATGAGCAAAAGGCGAAGATGTTTAATGATGACTTCTCAATGGTTGTTGTTAATGCCTATACTGATGCAGGTGGGGATCAGAAGAAGTTGATGAGAGTTTTGGATGATGTAAATGAGAGAATTGATGAAACACCATTCCCTCCTGGAGTTGAGGTTATTTGCACAGGAACTCCACCAATGAGGAAGTTGATGGATGAGTTAATGAAAGAAAGCCAATCTTTCACAACAATGGTAGGTTTAATTGGTGTTTTGGTGGTATTGTTCTTATACTTCAAAAAGCCAATATCTTCAGTAATGCCTTTAATGCCTGTCTTAATAGCAGTTATTTGGACTGGAGGAGCAATGGGGCTCTTAGGAGTTCCCTTGGACATGGCAACAGCAGGAATGGGTTCATTATTACTTGGTATGGGAATTGATTATGGAATCCACTTAATGCATAGATATGAAGAGGAAAGAAAAAAGAAAAGACCGGTAAAAGAGGCAATAGAAACAGCAGTTGTCCAAACAGGAACTGCAGTCATGGCTACAACAGCAACAACAGTTGTTGGTTTCCTTGCTTTAGTTTTAGCCCCGCTACCAATGATGGCAAACCTTGGAAAGGTTTGTGCTTTGGGGATCTTTTTCTGTATGGTTGCAGTTCTGACTTTATTGCCAGCAATGATAATCATTGAAGAGAGGTATGTTATGCCACTAATTAAGAAAATAAAAGGCAAAGAATCACATTAA
- a CDS encoding GbsR/MarR family transcriptional regulator: protein MEEVKKAVIELFSEIAKIHGLSKSVGEVYAILYLSDEPLCIADIMEQLGISKGNVSMALNKLEKLGFVKKVWIKGERKNYYEAMDGFSLYKDIVNKKHTMITNTYEKLKEMEQESEGEEKEFIKRKLKGIEKMKKVSEKVLELLNRLEC from the coding sequence ATGGAGGAGGTAAAAAAGGCAGTTATAGAGTTATTCTCAGAAATTGCTAAGATTCATGGTTTAAGTAAATCTGTTGGAGAGGTTTATGCAATCCTTTATTTATCCGATGAGCCGTTATGCATAGCAGATATAATGGAACAATTGGGAATTAGCAAAGGAAATGTAAGTATGGCATTAAATAAACTTGAAAAATTGGGTTTTGTAAAGAAGGTGTGGATTAAAGGGGAGAGAAAAAATTACTATGAAGCAATGGATGGATTTTCATTATATAAGGACATAGTAAACAAGAAACATACAATGATAACCAATACCTACGAGAAATTAAAAGAAATGGAACAGGAATCTGAAGGAGAAGAAAAAGAATTCATAAAAAGGAAATTAAAAGGTATTGAAAAGATGAAGAAAGTTTCAGAGAAGGTTTTGGAACTTCTCAACAGATTAGAATGTTAG
- a CDS encoding homoserine kinase, with product MRKVTVRSPATSANLGPGFDVFGLCLEEPYDIISVEKIEDGIKIEVDGEKSGEIPTEPDKNTAGVVAKAMMKDFNIKEGIKIHITKGIKPGSGLGSSSASSAGVAVAISELFNLKPSKLKLVEYAALGEGVAAGSPHADNVAPAIFGGFTMVTNYNPLEILHVPVEMEVLIALPDIQISTKEAREILPKKIEMGEMINNVGKACGMVYSLFKNDIELFGKYMMMDKVVEPRRAKLIPKYEEVKEKVKDKVYGITISGAGPAIIAIPKKEYILEVKELFEDVWGRVYLTKVGGGVSVLEKL from the coding sequence ATGAGGAAAGTAACCGTCCGTTCCCCAGCAACATCCGCTAACTTAGGGCCTGGATTTGATGTATTTGGTTTGTGTTTGGAAGAGCCTTATGATATAATTAGCGTTGAGAAAATCGAGGATGGCATAAAAATTGAGGTTGATGGGGAAAAAAGTGGAGAAATTCCAACAGAACCTGATAAAAATACCGCTGGTGTTGTAGCAAAGGCAATGATGAAAGATTTTAACATAAAAGAAGGTATAAAAATTCACATAACAAAGGGAATAAAACCAGGTAGTGGTTTAGGAAGTAGTTCAGCATCTTCTGCTGGTGTTGCCGTTGCTATAAGTGAATTATTTAATTTAAAACCCTCAAAATTAAAGTTGGTTGAATATGCTGCATTGGGAGAGGGTGTTGCTGCTGGTTCTCCACATGCTGATAACGTTGCTCCAGCAATATTTGGTGGATTCACAATGGTAACAAACTACAACCCATTGGAAATATTACATGTTCCTGTTGAAATGGAAGTTTTAATTGCCTTGCCAGACATCCAAATAAGCACAAAAGAAGCGAGGGAAATCTTACCTAAAAAAATTGAGATGGGAGAGATGATAAATAACGTTGGTAAGGCATGCGGCATGGTTTATAGTTTATTCAAAAATGATATTGAATTGTTTGGGAAGTATATGATGATGGATAAGGTTGTTGAACCTCGTAGAGCAAAATTAATCCCGAAATATGAAGAAGTTAAGGAAAAAGTTAAAGATAAGGTTTATGGTATAACCATCAGTGGTGCAGGACCTGCTATAATTGCAATTCCAAAAAAGGAATATATTTTGGAAGTTAAGGAGTTATTTGAAGATGTTTGGGGAAGGGTTTATTTAACAAAAGTTGGAGGCGGAGTTAGTGTTTTAGAAAAATTGTAA